One Seleniivibrio woodruffii DNA window includes the following coding sequences:
- a CDS encoding lysophospholipid acyltransferase family protein codes for MYLIVRALYAISGLFSFQTLRRTGMVLGTLYYHASPSRRRVAEKNAELIGVSDPKSVAKNSFRHSFATFAEALYSHRLDREFAKNIEIENLAGDSLSDAKGDFLITAHIGCWELAAVAFTEIFDRKVAVIGRKMKDAKVNEFLVAQRETDKVLHISHRSVAEKVPECLDSGISVGALLDHSAVQKDSIFVPFFGHNTTFIKGIPMLTVRKEVRIIPAFLIRTEKTYKLVVYPAIEPDKSLKPKERIYDIARRVNVVYEDIIRRYPDQWYLLHKRFKKIMHPDGTVTDTFYK; via the coding sequence ATGTATCTGATTGTTAGAGCACTGTATGCAATTTCGGGATTGTTCTCATTTCAGACCCTGCGCCGCACGGGAATGGTTCTGGGTACTCTCTATTACCACGCAAGCCCGTCAAGAAGGCGTGTGGCGGAGAAAAACGCTGAACTGATAGGCGTTTCAGACCCGAAATCCGTTGCGAAAAACTCATTCAGACACAGCTTTGCAACCTTTGCCGAAGCCCTTTACAGCCACAGGCTGGACAGGGAATTTGCGAAAAACATCGAAATTGAAAATCTGGCGGGCGATTCCCTGAGCGATGCGAAAGGGGATTTCCTGATAACCGCACACATTGGATGCTGGGAACTGGCCGCAGTTGCCTTCACGGAGATTTTTGACAGAAAGGTTGCCGTTATCGGCCGCAAGATGAAGGATGCGAAGGTGAACGAATTTCTGGTGGCTCAGAGGGAGACCGACAAGGTTCTCCACATAAGCCACAGAAGCGTTGCGGAAAAAGTGCCGGAGTGTCTGGACAGCGGTATCAGCGTCGGCGCACTGCTCGACCATTCTGCTGTGCAGAAGGACAGCATTTTTGTCCCGTTCTTCGGACATAATACCACCTTCATAAAAGGAATACCCATGCTGACGGTACGCAAAGAGGTTCGGATCATCCCCGCTTTTCTGATACGCACCGAAAAAACCTATAAACTGGTGGTCTATCCGGCCATCGAACCCGATAAATCCCTTAAACCCAAAGAGCGGATATACGACATCGCCCGCAGGGTCAACGTGGTTTACGAGGACATCATCCGCAGATATCCCGACCAGTGGTATCTGCTCCACAAAAGATTCAAAAAGATAATGCACCCGGACGGCACAGTCACAGATACTTTTTACAAATAG
- a CDS encoding DUF1461 domain-containing protein, with protein MKKTTANLFLVSILFYFAFLSSWYICYSNDFYYPLVYVSADMAGTIQKRADSQQAYKVLAAAGPGQHMGLFRGVLKSVEDGGEGLDKLVLETDGGTYPFLNPAEREKLAGIGVMLDLAKGVFRLMLVLLVLACSYMTVSGVSPYTWRQITRGLSYTFCVLAALFYFLGFDRLYLFFHGSIFGNQSAWFFKNGNGFLSLIAPYPAMYIFISAVFLITLLACWGLYYRVCASVVGYFSKLLPSS; from the coding sequence ATGAAGAAAACCACGGCGAATCTGTTTCTGGTCAGTATCTTATTCTATTTTGCGTTTCTTTCGTCGTGGTACATTTGTTACTCGAACGACTTCTACTATCCGCTGGTATACGTTTCCGCAGATATGGCCGGAACAATACAGAAGCGGGCAGACTCGCAGCAAGCATATAAGGTGCTCGCCGCTGCGGGTCCGGGACAGCATATGGGGCTGTTCCGCGGCGTTCTCAAATCCGTTGAGGACGGCGGAGAGGGGCTCGATAAGCTGGTTTTAGAAACCGACGGCGGAACCTATCCTTTTCTTAATCCGGCGGAGCGTGAAAAACTGGCCGGAATAGGAGTTATGCTCGATCTTGCCAAGGGAGTTTTCCGGCTGATGCTGGTGCTTCTTGTTCTGGCGTGTTCATATATGACAGTTTCGGGAGTGTCGCCATATACATGGCGGCAGATAACCCGTGGTCTTTCCTATACCTTTTGTGTGCTTGCCGCACTCTTTTATTTTCTTGGTTTCGACAGGCTCTATCTGTTTTTTCACGGAAGCATTTTCGGAAATCAGAGCGCATGGTTCTTTAAAAACGGGAACGGCTTTCTGTCGCTTATCGCTCCGTATCCGGCTATGTACATATTCATCAGCGCAGTTTTCCTGATCACCCTTCTTGCATGCTGGGGGCTTTACTATCGTGTCTGCGCCTCTGTGGTGGGGTATTTTTCCAAGTTGCTTCCGTCAAGCTGA
- a CDS encoding ABC transporter ATP-binding protein, with product MLEVINLNKTFGAGESAIHVLNNFSMSVAAGERVAIVGQSGAGKSTLLQIIGGLDSADNGIVSFKGENVLDKKGKEIDQYRNREVGFIFQFHYLLEDFTALENVMMPAIITGSNEKEARERAEELLTRFGLADRTSHFPAQLSGGEQQRTALARALMNRPSMILADEPTGSLDKKNSAEVLSMFDSLKNDGITVLIVTHDDEIAESCDRVIKMEKA from the coding sequence ATGCTTGAAGTAATCAATCTTAATAAAACTTTCGGGGCGGGTGAGTCGGCTATCCATGTGCTGAATAATTTTTCTATGTCGGTTGCGGCAGGGGAGCGAGTGGCAATTGTGGGGCAGTCTGGAGCAGGAAAGTCCACACTTTTGCAGATAATCGGCGGTTTGGACAGTGCCGACAACGGAATAGTCAGTTTTAAGGGCGAAAACGTTCTGGACAAGAAAGGAAAAGAGATAGACCAGTACCGCAACAGAGAGGTCGGGTTTATTTTTCAGTTTCATTATCTGCTGGAAGACTTTACAGCTCTTGAAAACGTTATGATGCCTGCCATAATAACAGGTTCAAATGAAAAGGAAGCAAGGGAGAGAGCGGAAGAACTGCTGACAAGATTCGGTCTGGCAGACAGAACATCGCATTTTCCCGCACAGCTTTCAGGCGGCGAACAGCAGAGGACAGCACTTGCCAGAGCACTCATGAACAGGCCTTCCATGATACTTGCTGATGAACCCACAGGCAGTCTGGATAAAAAAAACAGCGCAGAAGTGTTATCAATGTTTGATTCTCTGAAAAATGATGGTATTACTGTATTAATAGTTACCCATGATGATGAGATAGCTGAGTCCTGCGACAGGGTTATCAAAATGGAGAAAGCATGA
- the hslV gene encoding ATP-dependent protease subunit HslV, with translation MEIRGTTVVAVKKDGKTAIGADGQVTFGHTVLKHNAKKVRKVYNNKVLCGFAGSTADAFTLMERFEAKLEQHGGQLLRAAVELAKDWRTDRYLRRLEAMMVVADGKELYIITGNGDVVEPQKGVAAIGSGGPYAQASAIALSENTELSAAEIVEKSLRIAADICIYTNDSLTIEEI, from the coding sequence ATGGAAATAAGAGGAACAACCGTTGTAGCGGTAAAAAAAGACGGAAAGACCGCCATTGGTGCGGACGGACAGGTTACTTTCGGACACACGGTGCTTAAGCACAACGCCAAAAAGGTCAGAAAGGTCTATAACAACAAAGTTCTCTGCGGATTCGCAGGTTCAACTGCGGATGCCTTCACCCTTATGGAAAGGTTTGAGGCGAAGCTGGAACAGCACGGCGGACAGCTCCTTAGGGCGGCTGTTGAACTGGCGAAGGACTGGCGCACGGACAGATATCTGCGCAGACTTGAGGCCATGATGGTTGTTGCCGACGGCAAAGAGCTTTATATCATCACAGGAAACGGGGACGTTGTGGAACCCCAGAAAGGCGTTGCGGCCATCGGCTCCGGCGGCCCCTATGCTCAGGCCTCAGCCATAGCGCTCAGCGAAAATACCGAACTTTCCGCAGCGGAGATTGTCGAAAAATCACTGCGTATAGCTGCGGATATCTGCATATACACAAACGACAGCCTTACCATTGAGGAGATATAG
- a CDS encoding late competence development ComFB family protein, translated as MLKINQYDIELLKNVNEQRAWEIFPVFLEHNPEVCTCSSCILDIMAITLNSLPPCYQTNEHNVNAARNKVSDEEIYRKMKEASIVVKQRPRHNR; from the coding sequence ATGCTTAAAATCAATCAATATGACATAGAGCTTCTGAAAAACGTCAACGAACAGAGAGCATGGGAGATTTTCCCTGTGTTCCTTGAGCACAACCCCGAAGTCTGCACCTGCTCCAGCTGTATACTTGATATTATGGCCATCACCCTGAACAGCCTGCCCCCCTGCTATCAGACAAACGAGCACAATGTGAACGCCGCACGCAACAAGGTTTCCGATGAAGAGATTTACAGAAAGATGAAGGAAGCCTCAATAGTGGTTAAACAGAGACCCAGACACAACAGATAG
- a CDS encoding lysophospholipid acyltransferase family protein yields the protein MALIKFVIKLYLFTFRYRLKGYEQFNELASQKKRIVFLLWHNQLMGIVGFRNKNHRFVTMISRSKDGDMFTPIVESMGNNKVVRASSSRGAAAGTLEMLEFMNSGWHGAMAADGPKGPKYQVKSGGLYLAKKADCILVPLLMDCTRFWRTRSWDNFIIPKPFSKITMVFGEPIYVSGSLDKETMAAELADVQNKMMESTSANCKNIL from the coding sequence ATGGCGCTTATCAAATTCGTAATAAAGCTGTATCTGTTCACCTTCCGCTACAGACTGAAAGGCTATGAACAGTTCAACGAACTGGCATCTCAGAAGAAGCGCATCGTCTTTTTGCTGTGGCACAACCAGCTCATGGGAATTGTGGGCTTCCGCAACAAAAACCACAGGTTTGTCACCATGATATCACGAAGCAAGGACGGCGACATGTTCACCCCTATCGTTGAATCCATGGGCAACAACAAGGTTGTGCGTGCATCATCGTCCAGAGGGGCGGCGGCGGGCACACTGGAGATGCTGGAGTTCATGAACAGCGGCTGGCACGGAGCCATGGCGGCGGACGGCCCCAAAGGCCCCAAATATCAGGTGAAGTCCGGCGGTCTCTATCTGGCCAAAAAAGCCGACTGCATCCTTGTTCCCCTTCTGATGGACTGCACAAGGTTCTGGCGCACCCGCAGCTGGGATAATTTTATCATACCCAAGCCTTTTTCAAAGATAACCATGGTCTTCGGTGAACCGATATACGTCTCCGGCTCTCTTGACAAAGAGACCATGGCGGCGGAACTGGCCGATGTGCAGAATAAAATGATGGAATCCACAAGTGCTAATTGTAAAAATATTTTATAA
- a CDS encoding NAD(P)H-dependent glycerol-3-phosphate dehydrogenase, with translation MQGKTAVIGAGNWGTALAALAAESSERVVIYALEDEVVKSINESNENTLYMKGIKLPENIGSKHFSEIANIDCDHIIWTVPTQFSGRVAKQYASAFSGKSILIATKGIEIDTGDLVVHILEREFDGKFSVLSGPSFAKEVAGRMPTAVSIAAADEEEAKWWQNLLSNNYFRCYYCDDMIGVEVGGAIKNVMAIATGISDGLGFGHNARAGLITRGLTEMARLGIALGGKAETFMGLSGMGDLVLTCTGDLSRNRQAGLKIASGMTLAEVTASTNNVAEGVYTTKAAYLLAKRLGVDTPIINEVYEILYNNKKPLDSVKDLMSRRLTSERI, from the coding sequence ATGCAAGGAAAAACGGCTGTCATCGGCGCCGGCAACTGGGGCACGGCTCTGGCGGCTCTGGCGGCGGAATCTTCAGAGAGGGTGGTTATTTACGCTCTGGAGGACGAGGTCGTCAAAAGTATCAACGAAAGTAACGAAAACACCCTTTACATGAAGGGGATAAAGCTTCCTGAAAATATCGGTTCAAAGCATTTTTCAGAGATAGCGAATATAGACTGCGACCATATAATCTGGACGGTGCCCACACAGTTTTCCGGCAGGGTTGCAAAGCAGTATGCATCCGCTTTCAGCGGCAAGAGCATCCTTATTGCCACAAAGGGTATCGAGATAGACACCGGCGACCTTGTTGTGCATATTCTGGAGCGTGAGTTCGACGGAAAGTTTTCCGTTCTCTCTGGCCCCTCATTCGCAAAAGAGGTGGCTGGCAGAATGCCCACAGCGGTGAGCATCGCCGCCGCAGACGAAGAGGAAGCCAAATGGTGGCAGAACCTCCTTTCGAACAACTATTTCCGCTGCTATTACTGCGATGACATGATCGGGGTTGAGGTGGGCGGAGCAATCAAGAACGTAATGGCCATTGCCACAGGGATATCCGACGGGCTTGGGTTCGGTCATAATGCCAGAGCGGGACTCATCACAAGAGGTCTGACAGAGATGGCAAGGCTTGGCATAGCTCTCGGAGGCAAGGCTGAGACTTTCATGGGACTTTCGGGCATGGGCGACCTTGTGCTCACCTGTACGGGTGATCTCTCCAGAAACAGGCAGGCAGGGCTTAAGATAGCCTCCGGAATGACACTGGCCGAAGTCACTGCTTCAACGAACAACGTTGCCGAAGGGGTATACACAACCAAGGCGGCATATCTTCTGGCAAAAAGGCTGGGAGTTGACACTCCCATCATAAACGAGGTCTACGAGATCCTCTACAACAATAAAAAACCGCTGGATTCGGTAAAAGACCTTATGAGCCGCAGGCTCACGAGCGAAAGAATATGA
- the hslU gene encoding ATP-dependent protease ATPase subunit HslU — protein MEDYTPKKIVEELDKYVVGQHNAKKAVAVALRNRYRRMQLPKAIQEEIAPKNIILIGPTGVGKTEVARRLAKLAKSPFIKVEASKYTEVGYVGRDVESMVRDLMEIAVGMVREERKASVMDKARANAEERLLDLLIPPTTGFAEQETGTREKFRTKLRDGELEERIVEVDVEDAGPNVEVFTNIGMEDMTSGLSDMMKNIFPAKKRKRKMKISEARSILEMQESARLIDMDDVKDVARQRVQQSGIIFLDEIDKICASGSAGAKGGDISREGVQRDLLPIVEGSNVNTKYGMVRTDHILFIAAGAFHTAKPTDLIPELQGRFPIRVELEPLTAADFIRILKEPQNSLTRQYSALLGADGVELEFTDDGIDRIAEMADELNRSLENIGARRLHTIVEKLLEEISYEAPEVESKKVLVDRSYVDANLAAIVKDRDLSRYVL, from the coding sequence GTGGAAGACTACACCCCTAAGAAGATAGTTGAAGAGCTTGATAAATATGTGGTGGGACAGCACAACGCCAAAAAGGCGGTTGCGGTTGCCCTCCGAAACAGATACAGAAGAATGCAGCTTCCCAAAGCAATTCAGGAAGAGATAGCACCCAAAAACATAATCCTCATCGGCCCCACCGGAGTGGGAAAGACCGAGGTTGCCCGCAGACTTGCCAAGCTTGCGAAATCCCCCTTCATAAAGGTCGAAGCCAGCAAATATACAGAGGTCGGCTATGTCGGCCGCGATGTTGAGAGCATGGTTCGGGACCTGATGGAGATAGCTGTGGGCATGGTTCGTGAGGAGCGCAAGGCATCCGTTATGGACAAGGCCAGAGCCAACGCCGAAGAGCGTCTGCTCGACCTGCTCATCCCGCCTACCACAGGCTTTGCCGAGCAGGAGACGGGAACCCGTGAGAAATTCCGCACGAAACTGCGTGACGGCGAGCTAGAGGAGCGTATTGTAGAGGTTGACGTTGAGGACGCAGGGCCTAACGTCGAGGTGTTCACCAATATCGGCATGGAGGATATGACATCCGGTCTTTCGGACATGATGAAGAACATCTTCCCTGCCAAAAAGCGCAAGCGCAAGATGAAGATAAGCGAGGCCAGAAGTATCCTTGAGATGCAGGAGTCAGCCCGCCTGATAGATATGGACGATGTTAAGGACGTTGCCAGACAGAGGGTTCAGCAGAGCGGAATAATCTTTCTGGACGAGATAGATAAGATATGCGCATCCGGTTCCGCCGGAGCAAAGGGCGGCGACATCTCCCGTGAGGGTGTCCAGCGTGACCTTCTGCCCATCGTTGAGGGTTCAAACGTTAACACAAAATACGGCATGGTTCGCACCGACCATATCCTTTTCATCGCCGCAGGAGCTTTCCACACGGCGAAACCCACCGACCTTATCCCCGAACTTCAGGGGCGCTTTCCCATCAGGGTGGAGCTTGAGCCGCTGACGGCAGCGGACTTCATCCGGATTCTGAAAGAGCCTCAGAATAGCCTCACAAGGCAGTACAGCGCACTTCTGGGAGCAGACGGGGTTGAGCTGGAGTTCACCGACGACGGTATCGACCGCATAGCCGAAATGGCGGACGAGCTTAACCGCTCGCTGGAGAACATCGGCGCAAGAAGACTCCACACCATCGTGGAAAAGCTTCTGGAGGAGATATCCTATGAAGCTCCGGAAGTGGAGTCGAAAAAGGTTCTGGTGGACAGATCCTATGTGGACGCCAATCTGGCGGCTATCGTTAAAGACAGAGATTTAAGCAGATACGTGCTTTAG
- a CDS encoding 3-deoxy-D-manno-octulosonic acid transferase, translated as MLIVKIFYNLLLFILIPFLMPIGYLVALKRKEDGDFFERLGFVQFPEPPEKSIWFHCASVGEVRSLHLITDMMQAEFPDTKIIVSTTTATGKAEALRLIKPFHAFLLPLENSLATAHIIHYMNVKALIIIDTELWHNLITSAAKHTKLYMLNGRMSDRSVKSYVKFRFLFAPLLSKFETIYTKSEEDSERFASVTGSRSNIRTLGNIKFQIRKPKPEPKEYAYLAGTKIFAAASTHKGEEEIILDAFKNSGYEGKLVIAPRHMNRVDEVYLLAARKGFSVSTLSNPNPSTQVVVSDKFGTLDELYTMSDRIFVGGSLNGTGGHNIYEAIMFEKQVCVGTNMANFREISESAERFGAAVTVRNADELAQYLTDKLPEADFTGFFAEMDAQQKCILTEIRQVIRNVSDC; from the coding sequence GTGCTAATTGTAAAAATATTTTATAACCTTTTATTGTTCATCCTTATCCCCTTTCTGATGCCTATAGGCTATCTTGTCGCCCTGAAACGCAAAGAGGACGGGGATTTCTTCGAACGTCTGGGATTCGTACAGTTTCCTGAGCCGCCGGAAAAGAGCATCTGGTTCCACTGCGCCAGCGTGGGCGAGGTGAGAAGCCTTCACCTCATCACAGATATGATGCAGGCGGAGTTTCCGGACACAAAAATAATCGTAAGCACCACAACCGCCACTGGCAAGGCCGAGGCACTGCGCCTGATAAAGCCCTTTCATGCGTTCCTGCTGCCCCTTGAGAACTCTCTGGCAACGGCGCACATAATCCACTACATGAACGTTAAGGCACTGATAATCATAGACACCGAGCTGTGGCACAACCTGATAACCTCCGCCGCTAAGCACACAAAGCTATATATGCTCAACGGCAGGATGTCCGACAGGAGCGTTAAAAGCTATGTAAAATTCCGCTTCCTGTTCGCCCCCCTTCTCAGTAAGTTTGAGACCATCTACACCAAAAGCGAAGAGGATTCCGAAAGATTCGCATCCGTAACAGGTTCAAGAAGCAACATAAGAACACTGGGCAACATAAAGTTTCAGATACGCAAACCTAAGCCCGAACCGAAAGAATACGCTTATCTGGCAGGCACTAAGATCTTCGCCGCCGCCAGCACCCACAAAGGCGAAGAGGAGATCATCCTCGATGCCTTTAAAAACAGCGGATATGAAGGTAAACTGGTAATAGCACCCCGCCATATGAACAGGGTTGACGAGGTTTATCTGCTGGCCGCCAGAAAGGGCTTTTCGGTGAGCACCCTTTCAAATCCCAATCCGTCCACACAGGTCGTGGTATCCGACAAATTCGGCACACTGGACGAACTATACACCATGTCGGACAGGATATTCGTCGGCGGTTCGCTGAACGGAACGGGCGGGCACAATATCTATGAGGCCATCATGTTTGAAAAGCAGGTCTGCGTGGGTACGAACATGGCAAATTTCAGGGAGATATCCGAATCGGCGGAAAGGTTCGGGGCGGCAGTGACAGTGCGCAATGCGGACGAACTGGCGCAGTATCTTACTGACAAACTGCCGGAAGCCGATTTCACCGGTTTTTTTGCCGAAATGGACGCACAGCAGAAATGCATTCTCACAGAGATCAGACAGGTTATAAGAAATGTATCTGATTGTTAG
- a CDS encoding S-methyl-5'-thioinosine phosphorylase, with protein sequence MTKVGIIGGSGLYEIEGFEFINEIKVSTEYGDPSDSYRCFHFGDLELYFLNRHGRNHSFPPHLVNYRANIDGFSQLGIKNIFSFTATGGINRSYRPGDIVIPGNGIDFTNGRRHTYFEENNVHHIDFTEPFCPVLRGIMAEAAERANVPAYRGGTYLCTNGPRLETAAEIRAFDRWGADLVGMTLFPECALAREKEICYTNISVITNFAAGTTTEKLTSDEVVAEMHRAGEKLKRLMRNLPAVYHSDRNCGCVTALEGTKISK encoded by the coding sequence ATGACGAAGGTCGGCATAATCGGCGGAAGCGGATTATATGAGATTGAAGGTTTTGAATTTATCAATGAGATAAAAGTTTCCACTGAATACGGAGACCCATCCGACAGCTACCGCTGTTTCCATTTCGGGGATCTGGAGCTGTACTTCCTTAACAGACACGGCAGAAACCATTCGTTTCCGCCCCATCTGGTCAACTACAGAGCGAATATCGACGGATTCAGCCAGCTGGGTATAAAGAATATTTTCAGCTTTACAGCCACAGGCGGCATAAACAGGAGCTACCGACCGGGAGACATAGTAATCCCCGGCAACGGAATAGATTTTACAAACGGGCGCAGACACACCTATTTTGAAGAGAACAACGTTCACCATATAGACTTCACAGAGCCTTTCTGTCCCGTCCTCAGAGGCATAATGGCTGAGGCAGCTGAAAGGGCTAACGTTCCTGCTTACAGGGGTGGAACCTATCTTTGCACAAACGGCCCCCGACTGGAGACAGCGGCTGAAATACGGGCGTTTGACCGCTGGGGTGCAGACCTCGTGGGCATGACCCTATTCCCCGAGTGCGCACTGGCCAGAGAGAAGGAGATATGCTATACGAACATCAGCGTCATCACCAACTTTGCGGCGGGCACCACAACAGAGAAACTCACATCGGATGAAGTGGTTGCCGAGATGCACAGGGCGGGCGAGAAGCTGAAGAGGCTGATGAGAAACCTGCCTGCCGTATATCACAGCGACAGGAACTGCGGCTGTGTGACAGCACTTGAAGGCACAAAGATCAGCAAATGA
- the murB gene encoding UDP-N-acetylmuramate dehydrogenase, whose protein sequence is MMIEQNRILKDLCSYRTGGAAEFYAAVQTDDELAEALAFAAEKGLEITILGGGYNVLISDKGVSGIVINTAGLNCHTTVNGTEVYAGAGIMIDDLAEMTAQAGLCGMEDMSGIPGTVGGAVRMNAGAFATEIKDIAVCVDMMDWDGRRYRVQNADAGFGYRRADGLKGVVTGAMFRLKQGEPEAIKVRRAEILAKRDEKQPLDFPSCGSVFKRPEGNYAGTLIEKCGLKGFRIGGAVVSEKHANFILNVDNAASDDIYSLILHVQDTVEKETGIRLEREVRFIGF, encoded by the coding sequence ATGATGATAGAACAGAACAGAATACTCAAAGACCTCTGCAGTTACAGAACGGGCGGTGCGGCTGAGTTTTATGCCGCAGTTCAGACCGACGATGAACTGGCTGAGGCGCTGGCATTTGCCGCAGAGAAAGGCCTTGAAATAACCATTCTTGGCGGCGGCTACAACGTGCTGATAAGTGATAAGGGTGTCAGCGGTATTGTGATAAACACTGCGGGGCTTAACTGCCACACCACTGTGAACGGAACCGAGGTATATGCCGGAGCGGGGATAATGATAGACGATCTGGCGGAAATGACCGCTCAGGCAGGACTTTGCGGCATGGAGGATATGTCGGGCATTCCGGGAACTGTCGGCGGGGCTGTGCGCATGAATGCCGGAGCCTTTGCAACCGAGATAAAAGATATAGCTGTCTGCGTCGACATGATGGACTGGGACGGCAGAAGATACAGGGTTCAGAATGCGGACGCCGGATTCGGCTACCGCAGGGCTGACGGACTGAAAGGGGTTGTCACCGGAGCTATGTTCCGGCTGAAACAGGGCGAACCGGAGGCTATCAAGGTCAGAAGAGCTGAGATACTGGCCAAGAGGGACGAAAAGCAGCCGCTGGATTTTCCCTCGTGCGGGTCGGTTTTTAAGAGACCTGAGGGGAACTATGCAGGAACCCTCATTGAGAAATGTGGGCTGAAAGGATTCCGGATCGGCGGGGCTGTTGTTTCGGAAAAACATGCGAATTTCATTCTGAATGTGGACAATGCCGCATCGGACGATATATATTCACTTATACTCCATGTGCAGGACACTGTGGAGAAGGAAACAGGGATCAGACTTGAAAGAGAGGTTAGATTCATTGGCTTCTAA
- a CDS encoding GIY-YIG nuclease family protein — protein MREGYVYILSNKNNDVLYVGVTSDIVKRIWEHKNKVTDGFTSRYNVTKLVYYECYNDIETAIVREKQIKGGSRKKKIDLVESVNKDWIDLYPDIIK, from the coding sequence ATGAGAGAAGGTTATGTTTATATCCTTTCAAATAAAAATAATGATGTTCTTTATGTCGGTGTTACTTCAGATATTGTAAAAAGAATTTGGGAGCATAAAAATAAAGTCACAGACGGATTTACCAGCAGATATAATGTTACAAAACTGGTATATTACGAATGTTATAACGATATTGAAACCGCCATTGTGAGAGAAAAACAAATTAAAGGCGGGAGCAGAAAAAAGAAGATAGATTTAGTTGAATCAGTTAATAAAGACTGGATTGATCTGTATCCTGATATTATAAAGTGA